Proteins encoded together in one Bombyx mori chromosome 24, ASM3026992v2 window:
- the LOC134201319 gene encoding uncharacterized protein LOC134201319: MHHAGTEATIAECRQSYWVLRLRPVTRSVIHNCLPCRIRKDTPPRPATGDHPPSRLAHHRRPFTYVGLDYFGPYQVTTGRSTQKHYVAIFTCLTTRAVHLEPAASLSTDSAVMALRRMIARRGAPTEIWSDNGTNLRGADKELRQALDKATEHEASLRLIQWRFIPPGAPFMGGAWERMVRAVKAALSATEQPRHPTSEIFHTLLAEAEFTVNSRPLTHVSVSADDPDPLTPNHFLLGGPARVPVPGKFDDADLIGRAHWRAAQRLADVFWSRWLRDSEKGLFLFFRRLRLYGRIKRNSRPLRDIQMCPRGATKPKRVINYLGRSEATRQTISGTVFTRHVI, translated from the exons atgcaccacgccggaaccgaagCTACGATCGCCGAGTGCCGACAGTCGTACTGGGTCTTACGCCTACGCCCAGTGACACGGAGCGTGATCCACAACTGTCTTCCGTGTCGTATCCGCAAGGACACACCACCGCGTCCAGCCACGGGCGATCACCCACCGAGCAGACTGGCACACCATCGGCGACCATTCACATACGTGggcctcgattacttcgggccctaTCAAGTTACCACCGGCAGAAGCACCCAGAAGCACTACGTGGCCATCTTCACATGTCTCACTACGCGTGCGGTGCATTTAGAACCGGCAGCGAGCCTCAGCACGGACTCAGCGGTGATGGCCCTCCGGCGCATGATCGCGCGCCGGGGAGCCCCGACGGAGATATGGAGCGACAACGGCACCAATTTACGGGGTGCCGACAAGGAGCTGCGCCAAGCTTTGGACAAGGCGACCGAGCATGAAGCGAGCTTAAGACTTATCCAGTGGCGCTTCATCCCACCGGGCGCGCCTTTCATGGGCGGCGCCTGGGAAAGAATGGTGCGGGCGGTAAAGGCCGCGCTCTCGGCCACGGAACAGCCGAGGCACCCGACGTCCGAAATATTTCATACTCTGCTAGCAGAGGCAGAGTTCACAGTGAACAGCCGACCTCTCACCCACGTATCGGTGAGCGCCGACGATCCCGACCCTCTGACACCGAACCACTTCCTGCTGGGAGGCCCGGCGCGAGTCCCCGTGCCGGGCAAGTTTGACGACGCCGACCTCATAGGGCGCGCACACTGGCGCGCAGCACAACGTCTGGCAGATGTGTTCTGGAGTCGCTggctccggga tagCGAGAAAGGTCTGTTTCTTTTCTTCCGGCGCCTCAGGCTTTACGGAAGGATTAAAAGGAACAGCAGGCCACTGCGCGACATCCAAATGTGCCCAAGAGGGGCCACTAAACCAAAGCGGGTGATTAATTATTTGGGAAGGAGTGAGGCCACGCGACAAACAATCAGCGGGACTGTCTTTACCAGACACGTGATATAG